The Thioclava sp. GXIMD4216 genome contains the following window.
GGTTTTTCACGTCTTTCGCGCGCACGCGTGATCTCCTGAACGCGGATGGCATCGGGCAGATCCTGCAAGGGCCGCGGCGCCAACAGACGCGAAACCTGACCCAAACGAGAAAGGTACACTCATGATTTCCTCATTGTATGAGAGGACAGGACACGAGGCCGATGGGGCGGCTTCCGGTCGTCTGACGCGCAGGCATCTTCTGGGAAGCGCAACCGCCATGCTGGCCGCTGCGGCAATGCCGGCGGCGGTCGGGGCTGCGGTGACACAGCCGCTTGATGCAGACGGGTTTACCCGCCTGTCGCAACTGCTGACCGGCCGCGAGACCCTGTCGCCTGTGGTGGGCGCGCGCGCCCTTGCCGCGTTGTCGCAAGACGATGACGCTTTCGCCGCCCAGGCCGCCGAGCTTGCACAGGCCATCGAGGCCGCCGGTTTTTCGGATATGCGGCAGTTCAACAGCTTTGCCGAGGCCAATCCGGCGCTGCGTCCGGTGGCAATGAAGATCATCTCTGCATGGTATCTGGGCTATACCGGAACCCCGTCGATGAACACCACCAAAGACGATGCCCAGTTCGTATCCTATGCGGAAGCTCTGATGTACGAGCCCACCCGCGATGCAACGGTGATCCCCAGCTGGTCGCGCGGCCATTCCAATTACTGGAAAAACCCGCCCGCCTTCATGACCGGCAAGTAACAAGTTTTCGAAAGCAACCCAAATGGCAACTGAATTTGACGCCGACGTTATCGTCGTCGGCTCCGGTGCTCTAGGCAGCAATGCGGCATATGAACTCGCAAGTCGCGGCAAATCCGTGATCATGCTGGAGGCCGGCGAATGGATCCCGCGCTGGAAAGTGGTCGAGAATTTCCGCGCCTCGCCGCGCAAAGGCAACCATAACGACCCCTATCCGAACGCCCCTTGGGCGCATACCTCCTTTGACGGGGACTATCTTGAAAACACCGGCAGCTTCGAATTCAAGCCCGGTATGCTCAAGCTGGTGGGCGGCACCACATGGCACTGGGCGGCGGCCACATGGCGCTATATCCCCAATGACATGAAGCTGAAGACGCTCTATGGCGTGGGCCGCGACTGGCCGATGGACTATGACGAGCTGGAGCCGTGGTATACCAAGGCCGAATACAATCTGGGTGTGGCCGGTTCCGATACCGAGGACCAGTCGGGCCGCGGCGGCGATAGCGCCTACCCGCCCCGCTCGAAACCCTATCCGGTGCCGCCCGAGGCCGAAACCTATTACTTCCAGCGTCTGAAGGCGCGGATCGGGGCCGAAGGCTATAACTTCCTGCATGAGCCCAATGGCCGCACCAACCAGCCGTGGGACGGGCGTCCGGCCTGTTCGGGCAACAATAACTGCATGCCCGTCTGCCCCATCGGGGCGATGTATTCGGGCGATGTCCATGCTCGCCATGCACAGAAGGCCGGGGCCAAGATCCTGACCGATGCCACCGCCTACAAGCTGGAAAAAGGCGAGGGCGGCAAGATTGCGGCGGTGCATTACCGCTCGTCCAAGGGCGATGACGTGCGCCTGACGGCCAAGTATTTCATCATTGCCTGCCACGGTCTGGAAACGCCGAAGCTGCTGCTGCTGTCGGATGTGGCCAACAGCTCGGATCAGGTCGGGCGCAACCTGATGGACCATAGCGGCATGGGGCTGCAATTCCTCGCTGATGAACAGCTCTGGCCGGGCCGCGGTCAGGTGCAACAAGGCGGCATTTTCAACCTGCGCGACGGCGATTTCCGCCGCGAGCATTCCGCCGTCAAACATGCGCTGACCAATACCGTGCCCAACCGCGCCATTGCCGAGCGCCTTCTCAAGCAAGGGGTCGTCGGGCCGGAGCTGGACGAGCGTATCCGCGACATGGCCGCACGTTGGGTGGATGTCTCGACCGTGTTCGAGATGCTGCCGCATCCGGAAAACCGCGTGACACCGTCGCAGAAGAAGGATGCTTTGGGCATTCCGGGACTGAGCGTGCATTATGACGTGGATGATTACGTCAAGGCGGGCGCGGTCAAGGCCAAGGAGAACTTCGCCGATTTCGTCCGCATCATGAATGGCGAGGTCATCGAGGATGATACCGGGTTCCAGAACCGCGACCATATCATGGGCACCGTCATCATGGGCGACGACCCGAAGGACTCGGTCGTGAACCACGAATGCCGCACATGGGATCACCCGAACCTCTTCATGGCCACGACCGGCGTCATTCCGGCCTCGGGTGTCATCAACCCGACCCTGCCCGGCGTCGCACTGGCGCTGCGTTCAGCCGACATCATCGCGCGGGAGATCTGATCATGCGTTACAGTCTTGTTCTGCCCCTTGTTCTGGCAGGGGCGCTGCCCGCCGCAGCCGACGGTCTTTATACCGGCGGTCCGGACGCCGCGCCCGATCTGGTACAGCGGATTGCCGACGACAGCACGCTGGGCACGGAGGCGCTTCTGTCACCGGAGGGCGATCTGATCGCGCAGGGTCGCTATATCGCGACCGCAGCCGATTGCGCTGCCTGTCACACCGCACCGGGTGGCAAGGATATGGCGGGCGGCTATGCGATCGCCTCTCCGATGGGAGCGATCATCGCCTCCAATATCACGCCCTCGAAAGAGTTCGGGATCGGCAACTGGTCCGAAGAGCAGTTTGCCAAGGCGCTGCGTCAGGGCGTCGCGCCGGACGGGCATCTCTATCCGGCCATGCCCTATACCGCCTA
Protein-coding sequences here:
- a CDS encoding sugar dehydrogenase complex small subunit, which codes for MISSLYERTGHEADGAASGRLTRRHLLGSATAMLAAAAMPAAVGAAVTQPLDADGFTRLSQLLTGRETLSPVVGARALAALSQDDDAFAAQAAELAQAIEAAGFSDMRQFNSFAEANPALRPVAMKIISAWYLGYTGTPSMNTTKDDAQFVSYAEALMYEPTRDATVIPSWSRGHSNYWKNPPAFMTGK
- a CDS encoding GMC family oxidoreductase, coding for MATEFDADVIVVGSGALGSNAAYELASRGKSVIMLEAGEWIPRWKVVENFRASPRKGNHNDPYPNAPWAHTSFDGDYLENTGSFEFKPGMLKLVGGTTWHWAAATWRYIPNDMKLKTLYGVGRDWPMDYDELEPWYTKAEYNLGVAGSDTEDQSGRGGDSAYPPRSKPYPVPPEAETYYFQRLKARIGAEGYNFLHEPNGRTNQPWDGRPACSGNNNCMPVCPIGAMYSGDVHARHAQKAGAKILTDATAYKLEKGEGGKIAAVHYRSSKGDDVRLTAKYFIIACHGLETPKLLLLSDVANSSDQVGRNLMDHSGMGLQFLADEQLWPGRGQVQQGGIFNLRDGDFRREHSAVKHALTNTVPNRAIAERLLKQGVVGPELDERIRDMAARWVDVSTVFEMLPHPENRVTPSQKKDALGIPGLSVHYDVDDYVKAGAVKAKENFADFVRIMNGEVIEDDTGFQNRDHIMGTVIMGDDPKDSVVNHECRTWDHPNLFMATTGVIPASGVINPTLPGVALALRSADIIAREI